The Micromonospora siamensis genome contains the following window.
CGCCTGGCAGGCCGCCGACTGGTCGGTCCGCACCGGCCGGGGCTCCCGGATCGAGGGCATCGGCCGGCCCACCGTCGAGTCGTCCTTCCTGCCCTCGGTCGTGGACCGGATGGTGCAGGTGCCCGACGCCGCCTCGCTGGCCGCCATGCGGGCCGGCTCCCGGGTGCTCGGCCGCAAGGTCGGCGGCTCCACCGGCACCAACCTCTGGGGTGCCTTCGGGCTGATCGCCGAACTGCTGGCCGCCGGCCGGACCGGATCTGTGGTCACCCTGATCTGCGACGCCGGCGACCGCTACGCCGACACCTACTATTCCGACGAGTGGGTCGCCGGGCAGGGCCTCGACCTCACCCCGCACAGCGCGACCATCGACCGTTTCCTGACCACCGGCGCCTGGCCGGTCTGAGTCGTCATCCGCGGAGCCGACCGGCTCAGCGTTGGACGGCCAGCTCGGCCAGGCCCGGGTAGCGGACCACCCAGCCCTCCGGGTCCACGTCCAGCTCCGCGGTGAAGCCGTCGCTGGCGAACCGGACCCGCCCCGGACCCAGCGACGTGTACGTCTGCTCCGCCGGCACGACCACCAGGCTGGGCACCAGCACCCAGGCCACCGTCACCCGATGCTCGGCCTGCCCCGCCGCCCGCTCCAGCCCGAGTCGCCGGATCGGCAGCGAGTTGAACAGCGGCGACCCGCCCAGGTCGACGTCGACCGCGTCGGCCAGCCGGTCCGGGTCGTCGGTGCCGGGCAGCCCGGCCGGCGGATGCCCGGCCGCCCGCAGCGCCCGGTCCAGGTCACCCTCCTCGCCGGTGGTCACCCGCCACCGGTCGGTCGCCCGCTCCAGGCGTACGCTCCGCCGCCAGCCCGCCCCCTCGACCTCGACCTCCAACCGGCCGGTCGACCCGTCCGGCTCGGCGGCCAGCCGGTAGCGGCAGGTGAAGGCGACCGGGTCCACGGCCAGGATCGTGCCCTGTGCGGTGAGCCCGCTCCGGTCGTCCAGGGTGGCGTGCTCCGCGCCGGTGGTGTCCGTCCGGGTCCAGAAGAGCGACTTCGGCATCGTCGACATGAGGCGGACGTTACGCCAGATCCCCGACACCGGCAGCGGATGCGCCGACGCCGCCGCGGAACCGGGGTTCCACGGCGGCGTCGAGGTCAGCCCCCGGCGTCAGCCGGGCAGGTGACGCGGGGTCGTTCAGTGGGTGCGGGCGGGCGCCCGACCGCCGAAGCCACGACTGTCGTCGCGCCCACGGTCCTCGGAGCGGAAACCACCCCGGCCGTCCCGGTCGGCGAACCGGCGCTCGCCGGCCGGACGGTCGGCCGCGAAGCCGCGCTCGCCCCGGGCGTCCCGGTCGCCGTAGGGACGGGGCGCCCGGTCGCCGTAGGGACGGCCACCGTCACGCTCGCCGTAGGCGCGGGGGGCGCGGTCGCCGTACCCGCCGCGGGTGTCCCGGTCGCCGTAGGCGCGCGGGGCCCGGTCGCCGTACCCGCCCCGGGTGTCCCGGTCGCCGTAGCGCCGGTCGCCGGACGGGCGGTCACCGTAGGAGCGGTGGTCGCCGGACGGGCGGTCACCGTACGAGCGCCGGTCGCCGGACGGACGGTCGCCGTACGAGCCGCGGTCGCCCGCGGGACGGTCGCCGTAGCC
Protein-coding sequences here:
- a CDS encoding putative glycolipid-binding domain-containing protein; the encoded protein is MPKSLFWTRTDTTGAEHATLDDRSGLTAQGTILAVDPVAFTCRYRLAAEPDGSTGRLEVEVEGAGWRRSVRLERATDRWRVTTGEEGDLDRALRAAGHPPAGLPGTDDPDRLADAVDVDLGGSPLFNSLPIRRLGLERAAGQAEHRVTVAWVLVPSLVVVPAEQTYTSLGPGRVRFASDGFTAELDVDPEGWVVRYPGLAELAVQR